One Moritella sp. Urea-trap-13 genomic window carries:
- the mltF gene encoding membrane-bound lytic murein transglycosylase MltF has protein sequence MQTFLARLQLFFKPCLIFILSVAVSGCMQEQDTRTQLEKIQAAGELHVKTIYGPSNYYIEGNKPAGLEYELLKQFSDYLGVELIIHPYHSLKSMQEAEATRKKPFALSAAGLTRTKNRLEDFRMGPSYYEVKQLLIYRKGSLRPRNLQQIVDPIYVVKSSSHEEYVQKLQRENPELNITYKTFPDEEILFSNLEQGNIKLAIADDTSLSQHQYYYPHLNKAFVLEDELDVVWMMDKSDDDSIANAVLAFFTLQQISGSMEQLQEKYFGHIDTFDFVDTRTFLRRVDSQLPKYEALFREHAGQLDWRLLAAVSYQESHWNPKAKSPTGVRGMMMLTWPTAREFGVTSRIDATQSVRAGAAYLTKLINRLPDTIAEHEKPWFALAAYNIGYSHLIDARKITAKLGGNQNSWTEVKAIIPLLQQRKWYKYTRFGYARGNEAVKYVSNIRKYYDSLRWFDEQINMTEQVARDVGLEISTKTNQVWETSAAE, from the coding sequence TTGCAGACATTTTTAGCACGCTTACAGCTCTTTTTTAAACCTTGCTTGATCTTCATCTTAAGCGTGGCCGTTTCTGGCTGCATGCAAGAACAAGACACCAGAACCCAATTAGAAAAGATCCAAGCAGCGGGCGAACTGCATGTAAAAACTATTTATGGCCCTTCTAACTATTATATTGAAGGCAATAAACCGGCTGGTCTGGAATATGAATTATTAAAACAGTTCAGTGATTATCTCGGTGTGGAATTAATCATTCATCCTTACCATTCACTGAAAAGTATGCAGGAAGCAGAAGCCACTAGAAAGAAACCCTTTGCGTTATCAGCCGCAGGTTTAACCCGCACCAAAAACCGCCTCGAAGATTTCCGCATGGGCCCAAGCTACTATGAAGTAAAACAATTACTCATTTACCGTAAAGGCAGCCTGAGACCACGCAACCTACAACAAATTGTAGATCCTATATATGTGGTAAAAAGCTCTAGCCATGAAGAATATGTGCAAAAACTGCAACGTGAAAACCCTGAACTCAATATTACTTATAAGACCTTTCCTGACGAAGAGATCTTATTCAGTAATTTAGAACAAGGTAACATCAAGCTCGCAATCGCTGATGATACCTCTTTGTCTCAACATCAATATTATTACCCTCATCTAAATAAAGCCTTCGTATTGGAGGATGAACTTGATGTGGTTTGGATGATGGACAAAAGTGACGATGATTCGATAGCCAATGCTGTACTGGCTTTTTTTACCTTGCAGCAAATATCTGGATCGATGGAACAACTACAAGAAAAGTACTTTGGCCACATCGATACTTTTGATTTTGTTGATACCCGTACTTTCTTACGTCGGGTGGACTCACAATTACCTAAGTACGAGGCTTTATTTCGTGAGCATGCAGGTCAATTAGATTGGCGCTTACTCGCCGCTGTCAGTTACCAAGAATCCCATTGGAATCCAAAAGCAAAATCGCCGACTGGGGTACGTGGCATGATGATGTTGACCTGGCCGACTGCCAGAGAATTTGGTGTTACCTCACGTATAGATGCGACGCAAAGTGTACGAGCGGGCGCTGCCTATTTAACCAAGCTCATTAACCGGCTGCCTGATACCATTGCTGAACATGAAAAACCTTGGTTTGCCTTAGCCGCCTATAATATTGGTTACAGTCATTTAATTGATGCACGGAAAATCACCGCAAAACTCGGTGGTAATCAAAATAGCTGGACTGAAGTTAAAGCGATCATCCCGTTATTACAGCAACGTAAATGGTATAAATATACGCGTTTTGGCTATGCAAGGGGGAATGAAGCGGTGAAGTATGTCAGCAATATCCGTAAATATTACGATAGCTTGCGCTGGTTTGACGAACAAATAAACATGACCGAACAAGTTGCCCG
- the purL gene encoding phosphoribosylformylglycinamidine synthase — protein MHIMRGAPALSEFRTSKLVERCNDVGLSDITIYAEYIHFADVTTPLSDKERSVLEKLLTYGPRITEHAPEGTLLLVTPRPGTISPWSSKSTDIAINCGLANVKRLERGIAYYLSSSTPLTPTQLQTAASLMHDRMMETVFDCLDAAEQLFVQAQARPLKSVDILAGGREALVDANVKLGLALAEDEIDYLIASFTQLKRNPNDIELMMFAQANSEHCRHKIFNADWTIDGQDQEKSLFKMIKNTFEQTGDHVLSAYKDNASVMEGSKAGRFFPDPQTQQYEYHQEDIQILMKVETHNHPTAISPWPGAATGSGGEIRDEGATGRGSKPKAGLVGFSVSNLRIPAFEQPWETDFGKPGRIVSALDIMLEGPLGGAAFNNEFGRPNLLGYFRTYEAEVNSHNGVEIRGYHKPIMLAGGLGNIRDQHVQKGDIPVGAKLIALGGPAMNIGLGGSAASSMDSGQSHEDLDFASVQRENPEMERRCQEVIDRCWQMGEDNPIAFIHDVGAGGLSNAFPELVHDGGRGAKFELRDINNDEPGMSPLEIWCNESQERYVMAVAPENLATFEAICKRERTPFSVVGVATEELHLTVTDSLLDETPIDMPMEVLLGKAPKMHRDATTLVTEGQALDFTGITVKDASERLLRLPAIAEKTFLITIGDRSVTGLVARDQMVGPWQVPVADCAVTAASFDTYAGEAMAIGERTPLALLNFPASSRMAVAEALTNIAATEIGDLTRINLSANWMSAAGHPGEDAGLYAAVKAVGEELCPELNLTIPVGKDSMSMKTRWEDNGENKEVISPLSLIITAFGRVTDVRKTVTPQLRTDKGATDLILIDLGNGQNRLGASSLAQVYKQLGQHTPDVDSSEQLKGFFDAMQVLVKEQSLLAYHDRSDGGLFSTITEMAFAGHCGVDVELDMLGTDDLAALYSEELGAVIQVSAAMKEQVLTTLAGHGLAACCHVIGSTNADDMVRFTRNGANVLAESRTYFRAIWAETTLKMQALRDNPSCAQQEFDLKLDVKDPGLNVNLSFDVNEDIAAPYIMTGVQPKMAILREQGVNSQTEMAAAFDRAGFAAQDIHMSDILSGRVNLEDFAGLAACGGFSYGDVLGAGEGWAKSILFNPQARDQFAAFFAREDSFSLGVCNGCQMLSNLGELIPGSELWPRFVTNQSERFEARFSLVEVPKNPSLFLGNMAGSRMPIAVSHGEGRIELRDDAHLQALSNSGTVALNFVDNYGQPTTQYPSNPNGSPLGITGLTTTDGRVTIMMPHPERVFRTVSNSWHPEEWGEDSPWMRMFRNARVNLG, from the coding sequence ATGCATATAATGCGAGGAGCGCCAGCGCTCTCTGAGTTTCGTACTAGCAAGCTAGTCGAACGATGTAATGATGTAGGATTATCGGATATAACAATTTACGCGGAGTACATCCATTTTGCCGATGTAACAACCCCGCTCAGTGACAAAGAACGGAGTGTCCTGGAAAAATTGTTGACCTACGGGCCAAGAATTACAGAGCACGCTCCCGAAGGAACTCTCCTTCTCGTCACTCCTCGTCCCGGCACTATCTCTCCTTGGTCTTCTAAATCTACCGACATCGCAATCAACTGCGGTCTTGCTAACGTAAAACGTCTTGAACGTGGCATCGCTTACTACCTCTCTTCATCTACACCACTTACACCAACCCAACTACAAACTGCTGCAAGCCTAATGCACGACCGTATGATGGAAACTGTATTTGACTGTCTAGATGCAGCGGAACAATTATTTGTTCAAGCACAAGCGCGCCCATTGAAGTCTGTTGATATCTTAGCGGGTGGCCGTGAGGCACTTGTTGATGCGAACGTTAAATTAGGTTTAGCACTGGCTGAAGATGAAATAGATTATTTGATTGCCAGCTTTACGCAGTTAAAACGTAATCCAAATGACATCGAATTAATGATGTTTGCCCAAGCAAACTCAGAGCATTGTCGTCATAAGATTTTTAATGCGGATTGGACTATTGATGGCCAAGACCAAGAGAAATCATTATTCAAGATGATTAAGAACACCTTCGAGCAAACGGGTGATCATGTTTTATCTGCATATAAAGATAATGCTTCTGTTATGGAAGGTTCAAAAGCCGGCCGTTTCTTCCCTGATCCACAAACGCAGCAGTATGAATATCATCAAGAAGATATTCAGATCCTGATGAAAGTTGAGACTCACAATCACCCAACCGCAATCTCTCCTTGGCCTGGTGCCGCGACAGGTTCTGGTGGTGAAATTCGTGATGAAGGCGCAACGGGTCGTGGTTCGAAACCTAAAGCAGGCTTAGTTGGTTTCAGCGTATCTAATTTACGTATTCCAGCATTTGAACAACCGTGGGAAACCGACTTTGGTAAACCAGGTCGTATCGTTAGTGCATTAGACATTATGCTAGAAGGCCCACTTGGTGGCGCAGCATTTAATAACGAATTTGGTCGTCCTAACCTATTAGGTTATTTCCGTACTTATGAAGCTGAAGTTAACAGCCATAACGGTGTGGAAATACGTGGTTACCACAAGCCTATTATGCTTGCGGGTGGACTCGGTAATATCCGTGACCAACACGTACAAAAAGGTGATATCCCAGTAGGCGCGAAACTTATCGCACTGGGTGGTCCGGCAATGAACATTGGTTTAGGTGGCAGTGCTGCTTCATCAATGGATTCAGGTCAATCACACGAAGATTTAGATTTTGCTTCGGTACAACGTGAAAATCCAGAAATGGAACGCCGTTGTCAGGAAGTTATCGACCGTTGTTGGCAGATGGGTGAAGACAATCCAATTGCCTTCATTCACGATGTGGGCGCGGGCGGTTTATCCAACGCATTCCCTGAACTTGTACATGACGGTGGTCGTGGTGCTAAGTTTGAATTACGTGATATTAACAACGATGAACCAGGCATGTCACCGCTTGAGATTTGGTGTAATGAATCACAAGAACGTTACGTTATGGCTGTAGCACCTGAAAATCTTGCTACATTCGAAGCGATCTGTAAGCGTGAACGTACGCCATTCTCTGTGGTTGGTGTCGCGACTGAAGAGTTGCATTTGACTGTAACGGATTCGTTATTAGACGAAACGCCGATTGATATGCCAATGGAAGTATTATTAGGTAAAGCACCTAAGATGCACCGTGACGCAACAACGCTAGTGACTGAAGGTCAAGCATTAGACTTTACTGGTATTACCGTTAAAGATGCGTCAGAACGTTTATTACGTTTACCGGCAATTGCTGAAAAGACTTTCTTGATCACCATCGGTGACCGCTCGGTAACGGGCTTAGTTGCACGTGACCAAATGGTTGGTCCTTGGCAGGTTCCGGTTGCGGATTGTGCAGTAACAGCAGCAAGTTTTGATACTTACGCTGGTGAAGCAATGGCAATTGGTGAACGTACGCCACTAGCCTTGTTAAACTTCCCTGCATCAAGCCGTATGGCTGTTGCTGAAGCATTAACAAACATTGCAGCAACAGAAATTGGCGATTTAACCCGTATTAACCTTTCTGCTAACTGGATGTCTGCAGCGGGTCACCCAGGTGAAGATGCTGGTTTATACGCGGCTGTTAAAGCGGTTGGTGAAGAACTTTGTCCTGAATTGAACCTGACTATTCCAGTAGGTAAAGATTCAATGTCAATGAAGACGCGCTGGGAAGATAACGGTGAAAACAAAGAAGTTATCTCACCATTATCACTGATTATTACGGCGTTCGGTCGTGTGACTGACGTACGTAAAACGGTCACTCCACAGCTACGTACTGACAAAGGCGCGACAGACCTCATCCTTATCGATTTAGGTAATGGTCAAAACCGTCTAGGTGCATCTTCATTAGCACAAGTATACAAGCAACTGGGTCAACATACACCAGATGTGGATAGCTCAGAGCAGCTGAAAGGCTTCTTCGATGCAATGCAAGTATTAGTGAAAGAGCAATCTTTACTGGCTTATCATGACCGTAGTGACGGTGGTTTATTCTCAACAATTACAGAGATGGCATTTGCTGGTCACTGTGGTGTTGATGTTGAACTTGATATGCTCGGTACGGATGATCTTGCTGCACTTTACTCAGAAGAGTTAGGCGCAGTTATCCAAGTTTCTGCAGCAATGAAAGAACAAGTACTGACAACTTTAGCAGGCCACGGTCTTGCTGCATGTTGTCATGTAATTGGTTCTACAAATGCAGATGACATGGTGCGTTTCACGCGTAATGGCGCAAACGTATTAGCTGAAAGCCGTACTTACTTCCGTGCAATTTGGGCTGAAACAACCCTTAAAATGCAAGCTCTGCGTGACAACCCAAGTTGTGCACAGCAAGAGTTCGATCTTAAACTTGATGTGAAAGACCCTGGTCTTAACGTTAACTTAAGCTTCGACGTCAACGAAGATATTGCCGCTCCTTACATCATGACAGGTGTACAGCCTAAAATGGCGATTTTACGTGAGCAGGGTGTAAACTCGCAAACGGAAATGGCGGCTGCATTTGATCGTGCTGGCTTTGCTGCTCAAGATATTCACATGAGTGATATTCTTAGTGGTCGCGTTAACCTTGAAGACTTCGCTGGCCTTGCCGCTTGTGGTGGTTTCTCTTACGGTGACGTACTGGGTGCGGGTGAAGGTTGGGCTAAATCAATCTTATTCAACCCACAAGCACGCGACCAGTTCGCGGCTTTCTTCGCACGTGAAGACAGCTTCTCACTGGGTGTATGTAATGGTTGTCAGATGTTATCTAACTTGGGTGAACTTATCCCAGGTTCAGAATTATGGCCACGTTTCGTGACTAACCAATCGGAACGTTTTGAAGCACGTTTCAGCTTAGTTGAAGTACCGAAAAATCCGTCATTATTCTTAGGTAACATGGCTGGTTCAAGAATGCCTATCGCTGTATCTCACGGTGAAGGTCGTATTGAATTACGCGATGATGCCCATCTGCAAGCACTGAGTAACAGTGGTACAGTGGCTCTTAACTTCGTTGACAACTACGGTCAACCAACGACGCAATACCCATCAAATCCAAATGGTTCGCCATTAGGTATTACTGGCTTAACAACCACAGATGGTCGCGTAACTATCATGATGCCGCATCCGGAACGTGTATTCCGTACTGTGAGCAACTCATGGCATCCAGAAGAATGGGGTGAAGATAGCCCATGGATGCGTATGTTCCGTAATGCGCGCGTTAACTTAGGTTAA
- a CDS encoding chemotaxis protein yields the protein MGQSQGLLLFKLNLQQKFAIGTLKVQEIVPSTRLYSLPGSHPMVMGAATLRGRTIPIIDMASAVGYRPVTKEEYDSCNIIITDCSRQIVGFLVRHIDKIMECSWKDISAPSPTLGCNIYTTGVMELEGKLVQLMDVERLLADIYPDDANVELPQFTAAELEELRNKEILVVDDSMVARNQLASALDAAGIHYQVSKNGQDALTTMQSAVESGKPIDVLVSDIEMPGLDGYEVAFEVRSTPNVSATYIILHTSLSSAISTERAQQIGADEALTKFDASELMQAILRGVKGRENIT from the coding sequence ATGGGTCAGTCACAAGGTTTATTATTATTTAAATTGAATCTGCAGCAGAAGTTTGCGATTGGTACCTTGAAAGTACAAGAGATTGTGCCTTCTACACGTCTGTATTCGTTACCAGGTTCTCACCCTATGGTCATGGGCGCAGCGACGCTACGTGGTCGAACTATTCCTATTATTGATATGGCGAGTGCGGTAGGTTACCGCCCAGTCACGAAAGAAGAATACGATTCGTGTAATATTATTATTACCGACTGTAGTCGTCAGATAGTTGGTTTCTTGGTACGTCATATCGACAAGATCATGGAGTGTAGCTGGAAAGATATTTCAGCACCGAGCCCTACGCTTGGTTGTAATATTTACACTACTGGCGTCATGGAGCTAGAAGGGAAATTAGTGCAATTGATGGACGTAGAACGTTTGTTAGCTGATATTTACCCTGATGATGCGAATGTCGAATTACCTCAGTTCACGGCCGCAGAGCTTGAAGAGTTACGTAATAAAGAGATCCTTGTGGTCGATGATTCAATGGTTGCTCGTAATCAACTTGCTAGCGCGCTAGATGCTGCTGGGATCCATTATCAAGTATCTAAAAATGGTCAAGATGCGCTAACTACCATGCAATCGGCTGTTGAATCGGGTAAGCCAATTGATGTCTTGGTGAGTGATATTGAAATGCCTGGACTCGATGGTTATGAAGTGGCATTTGAAGTGCGTAGTACGCCTAATGTATCGGCGACTTATATTATTTTACATACGTCATTATCCAGCGCAATTAGTACCGAACGTGCCCAGCAAATTGGTGCCGACGAAGCGCTAACTAAATTTGATGCCAGTGAGTTAATGCAAGCTATTTTACGTGGTGTAAAAGGTCGCGAAAATATTACTTAA
- the arcA gene encoding two-component system response regulator ArcA: protein MQTPNILIVEDELVTRNTLKSIFEAEGYSVHEASNGDEMYEIIANNPISLVIMDINLPGKNGLLLARELRDKHNVALMFLTGRDNEVDKILGLEIGADDYITKPFNPRELTIRARNLLGRTFTKLPVADEEKAIIEEYEFNGWRLNINSRSLISPLDDSFKLPRSEFRAMLHFVENPGKIQTRAMLLKKMTGRELKPHDRTVDVTIRRIRKHFESIADTPEIIATIHGEGYRFCGELS, encoded by the coding sequence ATGCAAACCCCAAACATTCTTATCGTAGAAGATGAACTCGTTACACGTAACACCCTAAAAAGCATCTTCGAAGCTGAAGGCTATTCAGTACATGAAGCAAGTAACGGCGATGAAATGTATGAGATCATTGCCAATAATCCGATCAGCTTGGTAATCATGGATATTAACCTTCCAGGTAAAAATGGCTTATTGTTAGCACGTGAACTACGTGACAAACATAATGTAGCTCTGATGTTTTTAACTGGTCGCGACAATGAAGTTGACAAGATTTTAGGTCTAGAAATTGGTGCTGACGATTACATTACCAAGCCATTTAACCCACGTGAATTAACTATCCGTGCGCGTAACCTACTTGGCCGTACTTTTACTAAGTTGCCTGTAGCAGACGAAGAAAAAGCCATCATTGAAGAATATGAATTCAATGGCTGGCGTTTAAATATCAACAGCCGTTCTTTAATTAGTCCGCTGGATGATTCATTTAAACTACCACGTAGTGAATTCCGTGCGATGCTACACTTCGTAGAAAACCCAGGTAAAATTCAAACACGTGCAATGTTATTGAAAAAAATGACAGGCCGAGAATTGAAACCACACGATCGTACTGTTGATGTAACGATTCGTCGTATCCGTAAGCATTTTGAAAGCATTGCAGATACGCCAGAAATCATCGCGACAATCCACGGTGAAGGTTACCGTTTTTGCGGTGAATTAAGCTAA
- a CDS encoding putative 4-hydroxy-4-methyl-2-oxoglutarate aldolase has protein sequence MLDLLPDLCDQHFDKLSVMDPIFQSYGKATIFSGQAVTVKCFEDNSLVKELAATSGQGRILVIDGGGSTRRALLGDMIAENAVSNGWAGFVIYGAIRDVATINTLELGVKAITACPVKTEKRGLGDAGIDLQFAGVSIAEGDYIYADLNGVVVAKEPLL, from the coding sequence ATGTTAGACCTATTACCCGATCTGTGTGATCAACATTTCGATAAATTATCCGTGATGGACCCTATTTTCCAAAGTTATGGTAAAGCGACTATTTTTAGTGGCCAAGCCGTTACGGTTAAATGTTTTGAAGATAACTCTTTGGTAAAAGAACTCGCTGCCACATCAGGGCAAGGACGTATTTTAGTGATTGATGGTGGTGGCTCGACACGGCGTGCCTTGCTGGGCGATATGATTGCTGAAAATGCAGTCAGTAATGGCTGGGCTGGGTTTGTAATTTATGGTGCGATTAGAGATGTTGCTACGATTAATACATTGGAGCTTGGTGTTAAAGCGATCACAGCTTGTCCGGTTAAAACTGAAAAGCGTGGTTTAGGCGATGCAGGTATCGATTTACAATTTGCCGGTGTGAGCATTGCAGAAGGTGATTATATCTATGCTGATTTAAACGGTGTTGTGGTCGCGAAAGAACCCTTGCTGTAA
- the aceK gene encoding bifunctional isocitrate dehydrogenase kinase/phosphatase, whose amino-acid sequence MEKVLEAQIAGSILASCDAFYSRFLEVTRGAKLRFENADWHGVQIAAKKRISLYDYHVGKTAQQMQDLAAETEADQPFLQSIKCEYEALLQHYPNFEIAESFFNSVYRRVFKHTNIYKDQLFITNANRLRDPTYPNNFYRSYTRGGNFSEILRKIITGYTFTARWENLNRDLENVVDYLNQHAPKQLTDAKHIEVHMLNEVFYRNKGAYLMGKIFADGQMYPLVFPILNNEENEIYLDTVIFEKEETSILFGFARAYFFVYAPEPGAIVQFLKPMIPNKTNFEIYSAIGCQKHAKTELFRHYIKHLDNSDDQFIIAPGIKGMVMSVFTLPSYDVVFKIIKDKFAPPKQIDHATVKAKYQIVKSHDRVGRMADTQQFKNFAFPKERFSQELLDELLVVAPSVIKLTNTKVVIKHLYIERKMIPLNMYLEQANEQELDNAIDEYGNAIKQLAAADIFPGDMLFKNFGVTRHNRVIFYDYDEISYMHEVNFRYIPKSRYPEDMMMAQPWFAVAPNDVFPEEFETFLLSRPEINKLFKKYHADLLDANYWKGLQDNISRGKYNDVFPYRRARRFIRDV is encoded by the coding sequence ATGGAAAAAGTATTAGAAGCGCAAATAGCCGGTTCTATATTAGCGTCGTGTGATGCTTTCTATAGCCGCTTTTTAGAAGTCACCCGTGGGGCAAAATTACGTTTTGAAAACGCCGACTGGCATGGTGTACAAATCGCCGCCAAAAAACGTATCAGCCTGTATGATTACCACGTCGGTAAAACCGCGCAACAAATGCAAGATCTCGCCGCCGAAACAGAAGCCGACCAGCCATTTCTACAAAGTATTAAATGCGAGTACGAAGCGCTATTACAACATTACCCCAATTTTGAAATTGCCGAGAGCTTCTTTAATTCGGTTTATCGCCGCGTGTTTAAACACACCAACATCTACAAAGACCAGTTATTTATTACCAACGCCAATCGCTTGCGTGACCCAACATACCCAAATAACTTTTATCGCAGCTATACTCGCGGTGGCAACTTTTCCGAGATCTTACGCAAGATCATCACGGGTTATACTTTTACAGCGCGCTGGGAGAATTTAAACCGCGATCTGGAAAATGTAGTGGATTACCTTAATCAACATGCCCCGAAGCAACTCACCGATGCTAAACACATCGAAGTGCACATGCTTAATGAAGTATTTTATCGTAACAAAGGCGCTTACCTGATGGGTAAGATCTTTGCTGATGGGCAAATGTATCCACTGGTATTTCCGATTTTAAATAACGAAGAAAACGAGATCTATTTAGATACAGTCATTTTTGAAAAAGAAGAAACCAGTATTCTATTCGGTTTTGCCCGCGCTTATTTCTTTGTCTATGCACCCGAACCCGGTGCCATAGTGCAGTTTTTAAAACCGATGATCCCAAATAAAACTAACTTTGAGATCTACTCGGCGATTGGTTGCCAAAAACATGCAAAGACCGAACTATTTCGCCACTATATAAAGCACCTCGATAACTCTGACGATCAGTTTATTATTGCCCCGGGTATTAAAGGCATGGTGATGAGCGTATTCACTCTGCCCTCTTATGATGTGGTATTTAAGATCATTAAAGATAAGTTTGCGCCGCCGAAGCAAATCGATCATGCCACGGTAAAAGCCAAGTATCAGATCGTAAAATCCCACGATCGTGTTGGTCGTATGGCCGATACCCAGCAATTTAAAAACTTTGCCTTTCCCAAAGAACGTTTCAGTCAAGAATTGCTCGATGAGTTATTAGTTGTCGCGCCGTCAGTCATCAAACTGACCAACACTAAAGTGGTGATCAAGCATCTGTATATTGAACGTAAGATGATCCCGCTAAACATGTATCTTGAACAGGCCAATGAACAAGAACTGGATAACGCCATTGATGAATACGGCAATGCCATCAAACAGCTCGCTGCCGCGGATATTTTCCCAGGTGATATGTTATTTAAAAACTTTGGCGTGACCCGCCATAATCGGGTGATTTTCTACGATTATGATGAGATCTCTTATATGCACGAGGTGAACTTCCGCTATATTCCCAAATCACGCTATCCAGAAGACATGATGATGGCGCAACCTTGGTTTGCCGTGGCACCTAATGATGTCTTTCCGGAAGAGTTTGAAACCTTCTTATTATCACGACCTGAAATTAACAAGCTGTTTAAGAAGTATCATGCTGATTTGCTGGATGCTAACTACTGGAAAGGACTGCAAGATAATATTAGCCGCGGTAAATACAATGATGTATTCCCTTATCGTCGGGCACGACGTTTTATTCGCGATGTATAG